Proteins encoded in a region of the Cytobacillus pseudoceanisediminis genome:
- the rocF gene encoding arginase: MKRQKLSIIGMPMDLGQMRRGVDMGPSAIRYAGVNERLKCLFEEIHDQGDIAIGRPEVQIDPKSNLRNLDLIAEKTEKLGEEVDKAIESGSFPLVLGGDHSIAIGTLAGVSKHYKNLGVIWYDAHGDLNTAETSPSGNIHGMPLAVSLGIGHPLLTNVGGYAPKVKPENIVIIGARSLDEGERELIKEKGIKVYTMHEIDRLGMTKVMEESITYLKERNTDGVHLSLDLDGLDPHDAPGVGTPVIGGISYRESHLAMEMLAESQIITSAEFVEVNPILDDKNKTATVAVALMGSLFGEKLL; the protein is encoded by the coding sequence ATGAAAAGACAGAAATTATCGATAATTGGAATGCCAATGGATCTTGGCCAGATGAGACGCGGTGTGGACATGGGGCCAAGTGCGATCCGATATGCCGGTGTGAATGAGCGATTAAAGTGTTTATTCGAAGAAATCCATGACCAGGGCGATATTGCCATCGGCCGTCCGGAAGTTCAAATCGATCCAAAATCAAATCTTAGAAACTTGGACCTTATTGCTGAAAAAACAGAAAAACTGGGCGAAGAAGTTGATAAAGCAATAGAAAGTGGTTCTTTTCCATTAGTACTGGGCGGGGATCACAGCATCGCAATTGGAACATTGGCCGGTGTTTCGAAGCACTACAAAAATCTTGGGGTAATCTGGTATGATGCCCACGGGGATTTAAATACAGCTGAAACATCACCTTCAGGGAACATACATGGCATGCCTCTTGCGGTAAGCCTGGGAATTGGCCACCCGCTTTTAACCAATGTAGGGGGATATGCTCCAAAGGTTAAGCCAGAGAATATTGTCATTATTGGGGCAAGATCTTTGGATGAAGGAGAGCGGGAGCTTATTAAGGAAAAAGGCATTAAAGTATACACCATGCACGAAATTGACCGGCTTGGGATGACAAAGGTTATGGAGGAGTCTATTACATATTTAAAAGAAAGAAATACAGATGGTGTTCATCTGTCTCTGGATTTAGATGGGCTGGATCCGCATGATGCCCCTGGTGTTGGAACTCCGGTTATTGGAGGCATCAGCTACCGTGAAAGCCACTTGGCCATGGAGATGCTTGCAGAATCGCAGATCATTACATCGGCTGAGTTTGTAGAGGTTAACCCAATCCTGGATGACAAAAACAAAACAGCTACTGTGGCGGTCGCGCTTATGGGTTCACTATTTGGCGAGAAGCTTCTATAA
- the pdaB gene encoding polysaccharide deacetylase family sporulation protein PdaB — translation MNGKSLKQVSLVVIAAFFTAWFLYMQSIVHLPAFSAKDGPKAIYKGEKDLALTFNIGWGDVKAEPILDILKEENVKAATFFLAGSWAERHPDLVSRIVKEGYEIGILGYGYEDYTELEEDKIRRDLAKAQEAFRKLNIKDIKLVRAPTGHFDQKTLKVAERMGYTVVHWSVDSKDWTNPGAERIAENVSKAKKGDIVLLHASDSAKQTAKALPLILNDVKAKGLKFVSVSEMIANAETKTSEIK, via the coding sequence TTGAATGGTAAGTCTTTAAAACAAGTTTCGCTGGTTGTCATTGCAGCATTTTTCACAGCTTGGTTCCTCTATATGCAGAGCATTGTCCATTTGCCTGCTTTTTCAGCCAAAGACGGGCCTAAAGCGATATACAAAGGGGAAAAGGATTTAGCCCTCACCTTTAATATTGGATGGGGGGATGTAAAAGCAGAACCCATACTGGATATTCTCAAAGAAGAGAATGTTAAAGCGGCGACCTTTTTTCTGGCTGGTTCCTGGGCCGAACGACATCCGGATTTAGTTTCAAGAATCGTCAAAGAAGGTTACGAAATTGGGATTCTGGGCTATGGCTATGAAGATTATACAGAGCTAGAAGAAGACAAGATCAGAAGAGACCTCGCAAAAGCACAGGAAGCATTTAGAAAGCTGAATATTAAAGACATTAAGCTTGTGCGCGCCCCAACTGGACATTTTGACCAGAAAACGTTAAAGGTCGCTGAAAGAATGGGCTACACTGTTGTCCATTGGAGTGTTGATTCAAAGGATTGGACCAATCCGGGTGCAGAGAGGATTGCAGAAAATGTATCAAAAGCTAAAAAAGGAGACATTGTACTTCTGCATGCGTCCGATTCTGCAAAACAAACAGCCAAAGCCCTTCCGCTCATTTTAAATGATGTAAAAGCCAAGGGACTCAAATTCGTTTCCGTTTCTGAAATGATTGCTAATGCTGAGACGAAGACAAGTGAAATAAAATAG
- the gerD gene encoding spore germination lipoprotein GerD: MIKKFRLLLPLALVFFISGCGQGETGNGQMDYEQTKKMVVDILKTDEGKKALEELMADEKMQQKMVMDQKVVADTIEKTLTSDKGTEFWKKSFDDPKFAESMAKSMQKENEQLLKDLMKDPEYRGMMIEVLKDPELEKEVTDVLKSKEYREHIQKVMTETFESPLFKAKIQDILLKAAEETKSGQQGGEESGGEGGGQGADQGGGGGGQGGGA, encoded by the coding sequence ATGATAAAAAAATTCCGTTTGCTCCTTCCATTAGCGCTAGTGTTTTTCATATCAGGCTGCGGCCAAGGTGAAACGGGCAACGGCCAAATGGATTATGAGCAGACTAAAAAAATGGTTGTAGATATATTAAAGACCGATGAAGGAAAAAAGGCGCTCGAAGAATTGATGGCTGATGAAAAAATGCAGCAAAAGATGGTCATGGACCAAAAGGTAGTAGCCGATACCATTGAAAAAACCTTAACCTCTGATAAAGGTACAGAGTTTTGGAAGAAGTCCTTTGATGATCCAAAGTTTGCCGAAAGCATGGCAAAAAGTATGCAGAAAGAAAATGAACAGCTATTAAAAGATCTAATGAAAGACCCTGAATATCGGGGAATGATGATAGAAGTACTTAAAGATCCCGAACTCGAAAAAGAAGTTACGGATGTCCTTAAAAGCAAGGAATATCGGGAGCATATACAGAAAGTAATGACCGAGACATTTGAAAGCCCGCTTTTTAAAGCAAAAATTCAGGACATCCTTCTGAAAGCAGCAGAGGAAACGAAAAGCGGTCAGCAAGGCGGTGAAGAAAGCGGCGGTGAAGGCGGCGGCCAGGGTGCAGACCAAGGCGGCGGCGGTGGCGGCCAGGGAGGCGGAGCATAA